One stretch of Zingiber officinale cultivar Zhangliang chromosome 6B, Zo_v1.1, whole genome shotgun sequence DNA includes these proteins:
- the LOC121992755 gene encoding protein SLOW GREEN 1, chloroplastic-like has product MEAIVHGGRALLSPLGFSLKPALPASKSITFSAFRLSRVVVAKASSSESEPFASLSGSFRAAASGAVILAALASSAFRPPLARADPSASAPPPAVEVADAETDPSVLSHLLDSNSEAVDALRSLLFEKLEAGLDSDALAILRRLIAAQPEETEWKFLAARLLNEMGEVEESHRLYEEILAVDPLSFEALFENAVLMDRRGEGEAVIRRLQQALDIAEVEQKEKAARDVRLIMAQIQFLQKNVEEALSSYEELAIEDPMDYRPYFCQGVIYSLLDRNKEAREKFSKYHELSPRKFEVDGYLQTPLSREKLFGTADA; this is encoded by the coding sequence ATGGAAGCCATCGTCCATGGAGGCCGAGCTCTCCTCTCTCCCCTCGGTTTCTCTCTGAAGCCTGCCTTACCTGCCTCAAAATCCATTACCTTCTCCGCTTTTAGGCTTTCGAGGGTCGTCGTCGCGAAGGCTTCGTCTTCCGAGTCGGAACCCTTTGCCTCGCTCTCTGGATCCTTCCGCGCCGCCGCCTCAGGTGCGGTTATCCTCGCTGCCCTTGCCTCCTCCGCCTTCCGGCCTCCCCTCGCCCGAGCGGACCCGTCGGCGTCTGCTCCCCCGCCGGCCGTGGAGGTCGCGGACGCTGAAACTGACCCCTCCGTTCTGTCCCACCTCCTCGACTCGAACTCCGAGGCCGTAGATGCCCTACGGTCTCTCCTGTTTGAAAAGCTCGAAGCCGGGCTTGACTCCGATGCCCTTGCCATTCTCCGCCGGCTCATTGCCGCCCAACCGGAGGAGACGGAATGGAAGTTCCTGGCCGCGCGGCTTCTCAACGAGATGGGCGAGGTGGAGGAATCCCACCGCCTCTACGAGGAGATCCTCGCCGTGGACCCTCTCTCTTTTGAGGCTCTCTTCGAGAACGCTGTCCTCATGGACCGGCGCGGTGAAGGTGAAGCTGTGATCAGGCGGTTGCAGCAGGCTCTGGATATTGCGGAGGTTGAGCAGAAGGAGAAGGCTGCAAGGGACGTGAGGCTGATTATGGCCCAGATACAGTTCTTGCAGAAGAATGTGGAAGAGGCATTGTCGAGCTACGAAGAGTTGGCGATAGAGGATCCCATGGACTACAGGCCTTACTTCTGCCAGGGTGTGATCTATAGCTTGTTGGACCGGAACAAGGAAGCGAGGGAGAAATTTTCCAAGTACCATGAACTTTCACCTCGAAAGTTTGAGGTGGATGGATACTTGCAGACACCATTGTCAAGGGAGAAGCTATTTGGCACCGCAGATGCTTAG